AACGAAATCGTACCGGTTCTGGGCGGTTCTGCGTTCAAGAACAAGGGTGTACAGGCTGTACTGGACGCAGTTATCGAATACCTGCCGGCGCCGACTGAAGTTAAGGCGATCGAAGGTACTCTGGAAGATGGCGAAACTGTTGAGAGCCGCGAAGCTGACGACAACGCGCCGTTCGCTGCACTGGCGTTCAAAATTGCTACCGATCCCTTCGTTGGTACCCTGACTTTCTTCCGTGTTTACTCCGGTAAGCTGGAGAGCGGTACTGCGGTATACAATTCCGTAAAAATGAAGAAAGAGCGTGTCGGTCGTATGGTGCAGATGCACTCCAACGATCGTCAGGAAATTAAAGAAGTACTGGCTGGTGACATCGCTGCTGCGATTGGTCTGAAAGACGTAACCACTGGTGACACCCTGTGTGCCGAAGACAACAAGATTGTTCTGGAGCGTATGGAGTTTCCCGAGCCGGTAATTTCTGTTGCGGTTGAGCCCAAGTCCAAGCCGGACCAGGAAAAAATGGGTATTGCCCTCGGCAAGCTGGCCCAGGAAGATCCGTCCTTCCGCGTGAAGACTGACGAGGAAACCGGTCAGACCATTATCTCCGGTATGGGTGAATTGCACCTGGATATCATCGTTGACCGCATGAAGCGTGAGTTCAACGTTGAAGCGAACATCGGTAAGCCTCAGGTTGCCTATCGTGAAACTATCCGCAACACCTCTGAGATCGAAGGTAAGTTCGTTCGTCAGTCCGGTGGTCGCGGTCAGTACGGTCATGTATGGGTGAAGTTTGAGCCCGCCGAAGACGAGTCTCAGGAAGGTCTGGAATTCGTTAACGAAATCGTGGGCGGTGCGGTACCGAAGGAATACATTCCTGCGGTACAGAAAGGTATCGAAGAGCAGATGAAGAACGGTGTTCTGGCCGGCTACCCGCTGCTGGGCCTGAAGGCGACTCTGTACGACGGTTCCTTCCACGATGTGGACTCCAATGAAATGGCGTTTAAGATCGCCGGTTCTATGGCGACCAAGAAGCTGTCCAGTCAGGGCGGTGCGGTACTGCTCGAGCCGATGATGAAGGTGGAAGTGGTAACTCCGGAAGAGAACATGGGTGATGTGGTTGGTGACCTCAACCGTCGCCGTGGCCTCATCCAGGGTATGGAAGACAACCCCTCCGGTAAGGTTGTCAATGCGGAAGTACCTCTGGCAGAAATGTTCGGTTACGCAACCGACCTGCGTTCTGCTACTCAGGGCCGTGCTACCTACACCATGGAATTTCTGAAGTACGCCGAAGCGCCGAAAAATGTTGCCGATGAGATCATCGCCAAGACTAAGGCCTAATTAACTTCTGCTTAAAGGGGGCCGGGCCAACAGCTGGGGCCCCTTTGGCAAACTTTTAGCTAGAGGACATCTAAAGATGGCAAAAGAAAAGTTTGAACGTTCCAAGCCCCACGTGAACGTGGGCACCATCGGTCACGTTGACCACGGTAAAACCACCCTGACCGCTGCTCTGACCCGCGTATGTGCGGAAGTTTGGGGCGGTGACGCTGTTGCTTTCGACGGTATCGACAATGCACCGGAAGAGCGTGAGCGCGGTATCACCATCGCTACTTCTCACGTTGAGTACGAGTCCCCGACTCGCCACTACGCTCACGTAGATTGCCCGGGACACGCCGACTACGTTAAGAACATGATCACCGGTGCTGCTCAGATGGACGGCGCTATCCTGGTATGTTCCGCAGCTGACGGCCCCATGCCGCAGACTCGTGAGCACATCCTGCTTTCCCGTCAGGTAGGTGTACCTTACATCGTTGTATTCCTGAACAAAGCGGACATGGTAGACGACGAAGAGCTGCTCGAGCTGGTAGAAATGGAAGTTCGCGAACTTCTGGACCAGTACGAGTTCCCAGGTGACGACACTCCGATCATCGTTGGTTCCGCTCTGATGGCCCTGAACGGCGAAGACGACAACGAAATGGGTACTACCGCTGTTAAGAAGCTGGTAGAGACTCTGGACGAGTACATCCCTGAGCCAGAGCGCGCTGTAGATCAGCCGTTCCTGATGCCGATCGAAGACGTATTCTCTATCTCTGGCCGTGGTACTGTTGTAACTGGTCGTGTAGAGCGCGGTGTGATCAACACTGGCGACGAGATCGAAATCGTTGGTATCAAAGAAACCACCACTACTACCTGTACTGGTGTTGAAATGTTCCGCAAGCTGCTCGACGAAGGTCGTGCTGGTGAGAACATCGGCGCACTGCTGCGCGGCACCAAGCGTGACGAAGTAGAGCGTGGTCAGGTACTGGCTAAGCCGGGCTCCATCACTCCGCACACCAAGTTCGAAGCGGAAGTGTATGTACTGTCCAAGGACGAAGGTGGTCGTCACACCCCGTTCTTCAAAGGCTACCGTCCTCAGTTCTACTTCCGTACTACCGACGTAACTGGTGCGGTAGAGCTGCCGGAAGGTACTGAAATGGTAATGCCGGGCGACAACATTCAAATGGTTGTTACCCTGATCGCTCCGATCGCCATGGAAGACGGCCTGCGCTTCGCTATCCGTGAAGGTGGTCGTACCGTAGGTGCGGGCGTTGTTGCCAAGATCATCGAGTAATAGTTACTCCTGATCTAAATAAAAAGCCGCAGCGGACGCGCTGCGGCTTTTTTTGTGCCCGATAATTGCCTGCTTACACCAACTGGTGTTGTTTGGTGCTGCGAGCATCACCCCTCTTTGTAACGGCTCAATATTGAATCCTTTCCGGCATATCTGCGGCCGCTAATATTTACTTTTAATCTAGCGAGCTTATGGCCAATCCCGGCTTAAATCACAGCTTCTGCTGCCCGCAAACAGCTTGGTGAATTGAGGGCCGCTCATCTCGACTAGCTCTTCGTGGTCACCGGCCTCAAAGTAAATGGTTTCACGGTGTCCAAGGCTAGTGTCTAGCAGGGTGGTAATTCCGTAAGCCTGGCCTAGGGCGGGCAGGGCGCCCAGTTCACAGTCAGGGAATATGGCGCCGAGTTCGGTTTCCGAGACCATTTGCAGTGAGTTTCGCCCGGTCTCATTGTGAAGCGAGCGCATATCGAGGCTGCTGCTGGCAGGGATCACAGCCATTACGTAACCCTCTATATCCTGAAGCAAAATCGCTTTTGCCACCTGATCCTCACGCACATGGGCGGCGCGGGCGCTTTCCCGGCTGGTGCGAGTGTGTGGATGCTGAATCAGATGATAATCGACCGATTGGTCATTTAAATATTGACTCAGTGTTGCGGCGATAGTCATTGTGGATACCTCGTTCCGCTTGGGGTACTCAATTGTAGTTTCAGCAGATTGAAATTTGATCAGCCTGTACAGTTGACAGCCTGCTGCGCTCCCCGTAGAATTCGCGCTCCTTTTCGCCCGCCCTCGGGGCTGCGTAAGAGGACGTTCTTTAGTTAATAATTGGAGTTTGATTCCATGCAGGGTCAACGTATCCGTATTCGCCTGAAGGCCTTCGATCACAAGCTGATCGATGCGTCCACTCAGGAGATCGTAGAGACGGCTAAGCGCACTGGCGCACAAGTTCGCGGTCCTATCCCGCTGCCGACTCGCAAAGAGAAGTACACCGTACTGATTTCCCCGCACGTTAATAAAGACGCTCGCGATCAGTATGAGATCCGTACTCACAAGCGTTTGCTGGACATCGTTGAGCCTACCGAGAAAACCGTCGACGCGCTGATGAAGCTCGATCTGGCGGCCGGTGTTGAGGTCCAAATTAGTCTCGGCTAACACTTTTACTAACTACCGAATCCCGGGCGAAAACGGTCCGGGTAGTGTAACGCTCTGAAATTGGGCGGCCGCAGTGGGTTAAAGCCCCGTGCACTGAGAGGTTAAAAAAGATGACTATAGGTATTGTCGGCCGCAAGAGCGGCATGACTCGCATCTTCACTGAAGATGGCGTATCCATTCCGGTAACCGTTGTTGAGGTTGCTCCGAATCGCGTCACCCAAGTGAAAACTCAGGAAACTGACGGTTACAGCGCTGTTCAAGTAGCAGTAGGCAGCCGCAAAGCTTCCCGTGTCTCCAAGCCCGCAGCGGGCCACTTCGCCAAAGCCAATGTAGAGGCTGGCACAAATCTTTTCGAACTGCGCACTGACGGTTCCGAAGAGACTTTCGAAATCGGTTCTGAAATTACTGTTTCCAGCTTCGAAGCTGGCCAGATGATCGACGTAACCGGCACTTCCAAAGGTAAAGGCTTCCAGGGCGGCGTTAAGCGTTGGAATTTCCGCACCCAGGACGCAACCCACGGTAACTCCCTGTCTCACCGCGCACCCGGTTCTATCGGTCAATGTCAGACTCCTGGCCGCGTATGGAAAGGCAAGAAGATGGCCGGACATATGGGTGCTGAGCGCGTAACCGTGCAAAACCTGGAAGTGGTTCGTGTCGATGCCGAACGCAACCTGCTGTTGGTTAAAGGCGCTGTACCCGGTGCACCCGGTGGCAACGTTATCGTTCGTCCGGCAGTTAAAGCCTAAGTCTGAGGGGAAATAGATATGGAACTGAATATCGCTACTCCCGAAGGCGCTAAAGGCACAGTAGCTGTCTCTGAAGTGACTTTCGGACGTGAGTTCAACCAAGATCTGGTACACCAGGCAGTTGTGGCCTACATGGCCGGCGCTCGCCAGGGTACCAAGGCGCAGAAAAATCGTTCCGATGTTTCTGGTGGTGGTAAGAAGCCATGGCGCCAAAAAGGTACTGGCCGCGCACGTGCCGGTACTATCCGCAGCCCGCTGTGGCGTTCCGGTGGCGTAACTTTCGCCGCTGATCCACGCGATCATAGCGTTAAGCTGAACAAAAAAATGTACCGCGCTGCACTGCGTTGCATTCTGTCTGAGCTGGCTCGTCAGGAGCGCCTGGTAGTGGTTGAGTCCTTTGATGTGGACGCACCCAAGACCAAGCAGCTGGTAAGCAAACTGGCTCAGTTTGACCTGTCCGATGCGCTGATCGTGACTGAAGAGGTTAGCGAAAACCTCTACCTGGCCGCACGCAACTTGCACAAGATCGACGTCCGCGATGTACAGGCGATCGATCCAGTAAGCCTGATTCGCTTTGATAAGGTCGTGGTTACCGTTTCTGCGCTCAAGAAAATTGAAGAGGTGCTGGGATGAACCAAGAGCGACTCTACAAAGTACTGCTGGGCCCGGTAATTTCCGAAAAAGCTGCTGGACTGGCGGATAGCGCCAATCAGGTAGTTTTCAAGGTTACCACCGACGCCGAAAAAGCTGAGATCAAGGCTGCGGTTGAGAAGCTGTTTAACGTTTCCGTTGAGCAGGTTCGCACCGTGAACGTAAAGGGCAAAACCAAGCGCACTCGCAATGGCATGGGCCAGCGCAGCGATTGGAAAAAGCCTACGTTCGCCTGGCTGAGGGCAGCGACATTAATTTTGAAGCTGCTGAGTAAAGGGGACCGTTACAATGGCAATTGTAAAAACAAAACCGACCTCCGCCGGCCGTCGTCACCTGGTTAAGGTTGTTAACACCGACCTGCACAAGGGTGCTCCTTACGCTCCTCTGTTGGAGAGCAAGAGCAAAAGTGGTGGCCGTAACAACAATGGTCGTATCACTACCCGTCACATCGGTGGTGGCCACAAGCAGCACTACCGTGTAATCGACTTCAAGCGCAACAAAGACGGTATTCCGGCTAAAGTTGAGCGTCTGGAGTACGATCCCAACCGCAGCGCACACATCGCTCTGGTGTGTTACGCCGACGGTGAGCGTCGTTACATTATCGCACCGAAAGGCCTGAAAGCAGGTGCCACCATTCAGTCCGGCGATGCCGCACCGATTGTTGTGGGTAACACTCTGCCTCTGCGCAACGTTCCGGTAGGTTCTGTAATCCACGCGATCGAGCTGAAGCCAGGCAAAGGCGCTCAGCTGGCCCGTTCTGCTGGTGCCTCTGTGCAGCTGGTAGCTCGTGAAGGTCAGTATGCGACCATTCGTCTGCGTTCCGGCGAAATGCGCAAGGTTCTCGCTGAGTGCCGCGCAACCCTGGGTGAAGTGAGCAACTCCGAGCACAGCCTGCGCAAGCTGGGTAAAGCTGGTGCTGCACGCTGGCGTGGTGTTCGTCCTACCGTTCGCGGTGTGGCGATGAACCCGGTAGATCACCCGCACGGTGGTGGTGAAGGCCGTACCTCTGGTGGTCGTCATCCGGTTACTCCGTGGGGCGTTCCGACCAAGGGTAAGAAAACGCGCAAGAACAAGCGCACCGATAAGATGATAGTACGTCGTCGCGGCAAGTAAGCCGCGCGATGTCTGAGCAGCTAGAGAGGAATCGACAGTGCCACGCTCATTAAAGAAAGGTCCCTTTATTGATCTGCATTTGATCAAGAAGGTGGAGGCAGCGATTGCAGCAAACGATCGTCGGCCGATTAAAACCTGGTCCCGCCGTTCCATGATTATGCCGGAAATGGTTGGACTGACGATTGCCGTGCACAACGGTCGTCAACACGTGCCCGTTTTGGTTAACGAAGAAATGGTTGGCCATAAACTGGGCGAGTTCGCTGCTACCCGCACTTACCGCGGTCATGCTGCGGACAAGAAAGCGAAGAAGCGCTAAGCCGAGGTTATAAAGATGGAAGTAGCAGCAAAATTACGCGGCGCACGTCTATCGGCGCAAAAGGCGCGACTGGTAGCTGATCAGGTTCGCGGCAAAGGCGTTGAAGAGGCCCTGGATATACTGGCTTTCAGTACTAAAAAGGGTGCGGCGATCATTAAGAAAGTACTGGAGTCGGCCATTGCCAACGCTGAGCACAACGAAGGTGCTGACGTTGACGAGCTGAAGGTTTCCACAATTTTTGTGGACGAAGGTATGACCATGAAGCGCATTAAGCCGCGTGCTAAAGGTCGTGCTGATCGCATTCTTAAGCGTACTTGTCACATCACTGTGAAAGTGGCCGAGAAATAAGAGAGCAGGCGAGAAAACCATGGGACAAAAAGTACATCCTACCGGCATTCGTCTGGGTATCGTTAAAAAGCATACCTCTGTTTGGTATGCCGGCAGCGACGAGTACGCAGACAAGCTGTACACGGATCTGAAAGTTCGCGAATACATTCGCAAAAAACTGGCCCACGCTTCTGTGAGCCGTATCGAGATCGAACGTCCGGCAAACACTGCACGTGTGAAGATTCACACCGCACGTCCGGGCATCGTGATCGGTAAAAAAGGTGAAGACGTAGAACGTCTGCGCAAAGAAGTAAGCGCGCAGATGGGCGTACCTGTGCACATCGACATCGAAGAAGTGCGCAAGCCTGATATGGACGCGGCTCTGGTTGGCCAGAACGTTGCCCAGCAGCTGGAACGCCGTGTTATGTTCCGTCGCGCTATGAAGCGTGCCGTACAGAACGCTATGCGTCAGGGTGCCGAAGGTATCAAGATTCAAGTAAGTGGCCGTCTTGGCGGTGCAGAAATCGCGCGTACCGAATGGTATCGCGAAGGCCGTGTGCCCCTGCACACCCTGCGCGCCAACATCGACTACGCCAATGTTGAAGCGAAGACTACTTACGGCATCATCGGTATCAAGGTGTGGATCTTTAAAGGCGAGGTAATCGGTGACGAAGTGCCCGATGAGAAGCCGGTAAAGAGCCGCAAAAAAGCTGCTAAATAAGGGGTACGCAAATGCTACAACCAAAGCGTACAAAATTCCGCAAGGTACAGAAGGGTCGCAACCGCGGTCTTGCTCAGCGCGGCTCTAAAGTGAGCTTTGGCGAGTTTGGCCTTAAGGCTACCGGTCGTGGACGCATTACTGCGCGCCAGATCGAAGCGGCTCGTCGCGCAATGACTCGTCACATTAAACGTGGCGGTAAAATCTGGATTCGTGTGTTTCCAGACAAGCCAATTACCAATAAGCCCCTCGAAGTTCGAATGGGTAAAGGTAAAGGTGGCGTTGAATACTGGGTAGCTCAGATCCAGCCGGGCAAGGTCCTCTATGAGATGGAGGGTGTGTCCGAGGAGCTGGCTCGTGAGGCTTTCGCACTAGCTGCGGCCAAGCTGCCTGTAAAAACAACTTTCGTTAAGCGTTCGGTGATGTAATGAAGACTGCAGATCTACGCGAAAAGTCAGTTGAAGAGCTGAACCAGGAACTGCTGAACCAGCTCGAAGCTCAATTTAAGCTTCGTATGCAAAAATCCACCGGTCAACTGGCTCAGACTCATCTGCTGAAGCAGACTCGTCGCGACATTGCTCGCATAAAGACTGTGTTGACCGAGAAGGCAGGTAATTAATCATGGCTGAAGCAAAACTGAAGCGTACTCTGACCGGCAAGGTTGTGAGTGACAAGATGGATAAAACCATCACCGTTTTGATCGAGCGCCGTGTTAAGCACCCGATCTACGGCAAAATTGTAAACAAGTCCACAAAGCTCAAGGCACATGATGAGAACAATGATTGCAGCATCGGTGATGTTGTAACCATTGAGGAATCTCGTCCTCTGTCCAAGAGCAAATCTTGGGCTTTGCAGAAAATTGTAGAGCGTGCGGCGAAGGTATAACCCCTAGCGCATTGACTGCCGAATTGAAAGGTTTCGGAGAGAGACAATGATTCAAGCGGAATCCTACTTAGAAGTAGCTGACAACAGTGGGGCTCGCCGCGTCATGTGCATCAAGGTGCTGGGCGGCTCCCATCGTCGTTATGCCGGCGTGGGCGACATTATCAAGGTAACCGTTAAGGAAGCCATCCCCCGCGGTAAAGTGAAGAAAGGTCAGGTAATGAACGCCGTTGTAGTTCGCACCAAAAAAGGTGTGCGTCGCGCGGACGGTTCCCTGATTAAATTTGACGATAACGCAGCGGTGCTGCTGAACCAGCAACTGGCGCCGGTTGGCACCCGTATTTTTGGTCCGGTAACTCGCGAATTGCGCGGTGAGAAGTTCATGAAGATCATCTCCCTCGCTCCCGAAGTTATCTAGGCCTCGAGCGGAGAAGAGTTATGCGCAAGATCAAGCGTGACGACGAAGTGATCGTTATCGCCGGTCGTGACAAGGGCAAACGTGGTTCAGTACGTAGAGTACTGAACGACGGTCGTCTGATTGTCTCCGGCATACAGATGATCAAAAAGCACCAAAAGCCAAACCCACAGATGGGTATTGCAGGTGGCATCGTTGAGAAAGAAGCTGCTATCCAAGCTTCCAACGTAGCCATCTTCAACCCTAACACCCAGAAGGCTGACCGGGTGGGCTTTAAAGTACTGGAAGACGGCACTAAGATTCGCGTCTTCAAATCCAGCGGCGAAGCCATCTAAGGCTCTTGACGCAAAAGCAGGTTGGTAGATCATGGCAAAGCTTAAAGAGCTCTACACTAAGGACCTCGTGGCCAAGCTAAAAGAAGAGCTTGGTCTCGAGAATGTGATGGCAGTGCCGCGCATCACCAAGATCACCATCAACATGGGTGTTGGTGAAGCGATTGGTGATAAGAAGGTGCTGGAGCACGCTGTCAACGATATGACAGCAATTACTGGTCAAAAGCCCATCGTTACTAAAGCGCGCAAGTCTATTGCGGGCTTTAAGATTCGTGACGGTTGGCCGATCGGCTGCAAGGTAACTCTGCGCGGTGAGCGCATGTATGAGTTCCTGGAGCGTTTGGTTGACATCGCGATTCCGCGTATCCGCGACTTCCGTGGCATTAGCCCGAAGCAGTTCGACGGCCGCGGTAACTTCTCTATGGGCGTGACTGAGCAAATCATCTTCCCGGAAATTGACTACGACAAAGTAGACAAGCTCCGCGGTCTGGATATTTGTATTACCACTACAGCTGCAAACGACGATCAAGGTCGTGCGCTGCTGAAAGCGTTCAACTTCCCTTTCAAGGGTTAAGAGGATTCCATGGCGAAGAAATCCATGATTGCGCGCGAAAACAAGCGCGCTCGAACCGCAGCTAAGTACGCCGAGAAGCGTCAAGAGCTGAAGGCGATCATCGCCAGTTCCACTGCTTCCGAAGAGGAGCAGTGGGAGGCTCAACTCAAGCTGCAGAAAATGCCGCGCGATGCAAGCCCGGTACGTCAGCAACGCCGCTGTCGTATTACTGGTCGCCCCCACGCTGTATACCGCAAGTTCGGCCTGTGCCGTAACAAGCTTCGTGAAGCTGCGATGCGTGGTGATGTTCCTGGCCTCGTGAAGTCCAGCTGGTAATTACCAGCTGGTTTAAGGCAGATTTGAGGAGTCTCATAAGATGAGTATGCAAGATCCGTTGGCAGATATGCTGACTCGCATCCGCAACGCCCTGGCGCGCGGAAAGGCGGAAGTCACCCTGCCATCATCCAAACTGAAAGTAGCAGTGGCCAAAGTCCTGAAAGACGAAGGTTACGTTACTGATTTAAACGTAAGCGAAGGCGCTAAGCCGGAACTGACCATTGCTCTGAAATACTTCCAGGGCAAGCCGGTTATTGCCGAGCTCAATCGCGTTTCCCGTCCGGGCCTGCGCGCTTACACTGGTAAAAAAGCTCTGCCTACCGTACGTGGTGGCCTGGGTGTCGCGATCGTTTCCACCTCTAATGGTGTGATGACTGACCGCGCTGCACGTCAGGCTGGTATCGGTGGCGAAGTGCTTTGCACCGTATTCTAAGCGGGGGTTGCAATGTCTCGAGTAGCAAATAGTCCGGTAGTTATCCCCGCAGGTGTAACCGTAGACCTGAAAGGTCAAAATATCGCTGTTAAAGGCGGTAGCGGTAACCTGGATATGGTTATTCACGGTGATGTAGAAGTGAGCGAGGCTGAAAGCCAGCTGACTTTTGCCGCGCGCAATAACTCCAAGCAGGCCAGAGCCTTGGCGGGTACCACCCGTGCTTTGGTCAATAACATGGTGATAGGCGTAAGCAAGGGCTTCGAGAAGAAGCTGCAGTTGCTGGGTGTTGGTTATCGTGCGAAAGCAGCCGGTAAAGCGGTTAACCTGACCCTGGGCTTCTCCCATCCGATCGATTATCAGTTGCCGGAAGGTGTGACTGCGGAAACTCCATCCCAGACTGAAATCGTACTGAAGAGCAGCAATAAACAGCTGCTGGGCCAAGTGGCCGCTGAGATCCGCTCGTTCCGTCCGCCGGAGCCCTACAAAGGTAAGGGTGTCCGTTATGCCGACGAGCGCGTGTATCGCAAAGAGGCCAAGAAGAAGTAAGTAGGGCATAGATATGAACGTTAAGAAAGCATCTCGCTTGCGTCGTGCACGTCGTGCCCGCGCCAAGATCCGTGAGCTGGGCGCCGTTCGCCTCACCGTGAACCGCACCCCGCGCCACATTTACGCACAGATCCTGTCTGCCGAAGGCAGCGCGGTATTGGCTTCCGCCTCTACCCTGGACAAGGACCTGCGCTCTGGTAAAACTGGCAACGCTGACGCTGCTGCCGCAGTTGGCAAACTGATCGCTGAGCGCGCGAAAGCCGCTGGCGTTGAACAAGTTGCCTTCGATCGTAGCGGCTTCAGATACCATGGCCGTGTTAAGGCTCTGGCTGACGCTGCCCGCGAAGCCGGTCTGAAATTCTAAGGGTTGAGTTATGGCTAGAGAGAAAGACAAAAGCAACGACGAAGGCCTGCAGGAGAAGCTGGTCCAGGTCAACCGCGTTGCCAAGACTGTTAAAGGTGGTCGTATCTTCGCCTTTACCGCACTGACCGTAGTTGGTGATGGCAATGGCCGTGTTGGCTTTGGTCGTGGCAAGGCACGTGAAGTGCCTGTAGCGATTCAAAAGGCGATGGAATCTGCACGCCGCAACATGATCCAGGTAGACCTGAATGGTGACACCATCCAGTACGCTACCAATGGTCGCCACGGCGGTTCCAAGATTTACATGCAGCCCGCTTCCCAGGGTACCGGTGTAATTGCCGGCGGTGCTATGCGCTCCGTTCTGGAAATGGCTGGTGTACACAACGTATTGGCTAAGTGTTACGGCTCCACCAACCCGGTGAACGTAGTACGTGCAACTTTCAAAGCTCTGGAGCAAATGCAGAGCCCGGAAGATGTAGCTGCCAAGCGCGGTAAATCTGTCGAAGAGATTCTGGGCTAATTACAGCTCGGATTTAAGGTTATTGGTGGGTTAAGACCATGGCTAAGAAGACCATAAAAGTGACCCAGACCAAAAGCATCAACGGACGCCTGAAAAGTCATCAGGCGTGCGTTGCGGGTCTGGGCCTGCGCCGCATCGGCCACACAGTGGAAGTGGAGGATACTCCCTCCGTGCGCGGTATGATCAACAAAGTAAACTACCTGGTTAAGGTTGAGGGGGAATAACATGCGTTTGAACGACTTGTCTCCAGCACCAGGCCACAAGCACAGCGCCAAGCGCGTTGGTCGCGGTATTGGTAGCGGAATTGGTAAGACCGGTGGCCGCGGCCACAAAGGTCAGAAAGCGCGTTCCGGCGGCAGTGTTCGTCCGGGCTTCGAAGGCGGTCAGATGCCTTTGCAGAAGCGTCTTCCTAAGTACGGTTTCACCGCTCGTGTTTCTCGCTTTACCGCAGAAGTACGTCTGGCTGAGCTGGCGAAGGTAGAAAATGACGTAATCGATTTGGCAGCGCTTAAGAATGCCGATATTATCGGCAGCCATATTAAACGCGCCAAAGTGTTCCTCTCAGGTGAGCTGACCAAAGCTGTTACCGTTAAGGGTCTGGGAGTTACCAAAGGTGCAAAGGCAGCGATTGAAGCTGCTGGCGGTAAAATAGAAGACTAATCGAGGCGCCAATGGCACGACCAGGATCCGGTGGAAATCCCTGGGCAACAGCAAGGGATTGGGCGAGCTTTGGGCTCGCCTTCGTTTTCTGTTTCTAGCGATTCTTGTTTATCGACTGGGGACACATATTCCGGTGCCCGGCATTGATCCGGAAAAGCTGTCAAACCTGTTTAACCAGAACCAGGGAACCATCCTTGGCCTGTTTAACATGTTTTCAGGCGGCGCCCTGGAAAGGATGAGTATTCTGGCGCTGGGCATCATGCCCTACATCTCCGCGTCCATCATCATGCAGTTGATGAGCGCGGTGACTCCCTCTCTGGAAGCGTTGAAGAAGGAAGGGGAGGCCGGAAGACGTAAGATCAACCAGTACACCCGCTATCTGACGGTAATACTGGCCCTGATTCAGGGGATCGGTATGACTTTCGGCCTGGCAGGGCAGAACCTGGCTTACTCATCTGAGCCCGCGTTTGGTTTTTACTTTGTGGCGGTAACGTCACTGGTGACTGGTGCTGTATTTATGATGTGGCTCGGTGAGCAGATCACTGAGCGCGGTGTTGGCAACGGCATTTCCATGCTGATTTTTGCCGGTATCGTCGCCGGTTTACCCGGTGCCATCGGCCAGGCATTTGAACAGGCGAGACAGGGTGAACTGCACATACTCATGCTGTTGATGATTGGCGTCATCGCTCTTGCTGTAGTGTTCTTTGTGGTTGTTATGGAACGCGGCCAGCGTCGTATTACGATCAACCACGCCAGGCGTCAAGCGGGACGTTACTCTGCAGCTCCAGCTGCACAGGCGAGCCACTTGCCGCTGAA
This DNA window, taken from Microbulbifer sp. MKSA007, encodes the following:
- the rplD gene encoding 50S ribosomal protein L4, whose protein sequence is MELNIATPEGAKGTVAVSEVTFGREFNQDLVHQAVVAYMAGARQGTKAQKNRSDVSGGGKKPWRQKGTGRARAGTIRSPLWRSGGVTFAADPRDHSVKLNKKMYRAALRCILSELARQERLVVVESFDVDAPKTKQLVSKLAQFDLSDALIVTEEVSENLYLAARNLHKIDVRDVQAIDPVSLIRFDKVVVTVSALKKIEEVLG
- the rpsS gene encoding 30S ribosomal protein S19, producing the protein MPRSLKKGPFIDLHLIKKVEAAIAANDRRPIKTWSRRSMIMPEMVGLTIAVHNGRQHVPVLVNEEMVGHKLGEFAATRTYRGHAADKKAKKR
- the fusA gene encoding elongation factor G, encoding MARKTPIARYRNIGICAHVDAGKTTTTERVLFYTGLSHKIGEVHEGAATMDWMEQEQERGITITSAATTCFWSGMQQQFDQHRVNIIDTPGHVDFTIEVERSLRVLDGAVVVLCGSSGVQPQTETVWRQANKYEVPRMVFVNKMDRAGANYRNVVSQLKDRLNANAVPLQMTIGSEDEFKGVVDLVKMKAILWNEADQGMTFDYADIPAELQDECDEMREYLVEAAAEASEELMEKYLEEGELSEEEIKAAIRQRTLANEIVPVLGGSAFKNKGVQAVLDAVIEYLPAPTEVKAIEGTLEDGETVESREADDNAPFAALAFKIATDPFVGTLTFFRVYSGKLESGTAVYNSVKMKKERVGRMVQMHSNDRQEIKEVLAGDIAAAIGLKDVTTGDTLCAEDNKIVLERMEFPEPVISVAVEPKSKPDQEKMGIALGKLAQEDPSFRVKTDEETGQTIISGMGELHLDIIVDRMKREFNVEANIGKPQVAYRETIRNTSEIEGKFVRQSGGRGQYGHVWVKFEPAEDESQEGLEFVNEIVGGAVPKEYIPAVQKGIEEQMKNGVLAGYPLLGLKATLYDGSFHDVDSNEMAFKIAGSMATKKLSSQGGAVLLEPMMKVEVVTPEENMGDVVGDLNRRRGLIQGMEDNPSGKVVNAEVPLAEMFGYATDLRSATQGRATYTMEFLKYAEAPKNVADEIIAKTKA
- the rplC gene encoding 50S ribosomal protein L3 — translated: MTIGIVGRKSGMTRIFTEDGVSIPVTVVEVAPNRVTQVKTQETDGYSAVQVAVGSRKASRVSKPAAGHFAKANVEAGTNLFELRTDGSEETFEIGSEITVSSFEAGQMIDVTGTSKGKGFQGGVKRWNFRTQDATHGNSLSHRAPGSIGQCQTPGRVWKGKKMAGHMGAERVTVQNLEVVRVDAERNLLLVKGAVPGAPGGNVIVRPAVKA
- the tuf gene encoding elongation factor Tu translates to MAKEKFERSKPHVNVGTIGHVDHGKTTLTAALTRVCAEVWGGDAVAFDGIDNAPEERERGITIATSHVEYESPTRHYAHVDCPGHADYVKNMITGAAQMDGAILVCSAADGPMPQTREHILLSRQVGVPYIVVFLNKADMVDDEELLELVEMEVRELLDQYEFPGDDTPIIVGSALMALNGEDDNEMGTTAVKKLVETLDEYIPEPERAVDQPFLMPIEDVFSISGRGTVVTGRVERGVINTGDEIEIVGIKETTTTTCTGVEMFRKLLDEGRAGENIGALLRGTKRDEVERGQVLAKPGSITPHTKFEAEVYVLSKDEGGRHTPFFKGYRPQFYFRTTDVTGAVELPEGTEMVMPGDNIQMVVTLIAPIAMEDGLRFAIREGGRTVGAGVVAKIIE
- the rpsJ gene encoding 30S ribosomal protein S10 yields the protein MQGQRIRIRLKAFDHKLIDASTQEIVETAKRTGAQVRGPIPLPTRKEKYTVLISPHVNKDARDQYEIRTHKRLLDIVEPTEKTVDALMKLDLAAGVEVQISLG
- a CDS encoding YbaK/EbsC family protein gives rise to the protein MTIAATLSQYLNDQSVDYHLIQHPHTRTSRESARAAHVREDQVAKAILLQDIEGYVMAVIPASSSLDMRSLHNETGRNSLQMVSETELGAIFPDCELGALPALGQAYGITTLLDTSLGHRETIYFEAGDHEELVEMSGPQFTKLFAGSRSCDLSRDWP
- the rplB gene encoding 50S ribosomal protein L2 is translated as MAIVKTKPTSAGRRHLVKVVNTDLHKGAPYAPLLESKSKSGGRNNNGRITTRHIGGGHKQHYRVIDFKRNKDGIPAKVERLEYDPNRSAHIALVCYADGERRYIIAPKGLKAGATIQSGDAAPIVVGNTLPLRNVPVGSVIHAIELKPGKGAQLARSAGASVQLVAREGQYATIRLRSGEMRKVLAECRATLGEVSNSEHSLRKLGKAGAARWRGVRPTVRGVAMNPVDHPHGGGEGRTSGGRHPVTPWGVPTKGKKTRKNKRTDKMIVRRRGK